One Thalassotalea hakodatensis DNA segment encodes these proteins:
- a CDS encoding ATP-grasp domain-containing protein, which yields MIMRKCAFLSMDSLDDFESYDHLVEPHLNALGWQLDTISWRKKQVNWSDYEAVIIRTPWDYQQDEQAFLNVLAEIEQSSAHLENPLEIVRWNIDKIYLQSLELLGATLVPTLWHSRLAEQSLTEQMVDNFFAHFSCAQLIIKPRISANADNTFWLDRDSAKARLIQLNKTFSNRDFMVQPFMEHILNEGEYSLFYFNGQYSHAILKTPKEHDFRVQEEFGSRLTQITPEPALLKAAQTCMAAIDKLHVMPLYARVDFVRHQHGFALMEAELIEPSLYFNMDQQAAKRFADAFVERMHQLTL from the coding sequence ATGATAATGCGTAAATGTGCTTTTTTATCCATGGATTCGTTAGATGACTTTGAGTCTTACGATCACCTCGTTGAACCCCATTTGAATGCTTTAGGCTGGCAATTGGATACCATTTCATGGCGAAAAAAACAGGTGAATTGGTCAGACTATGAAGCAGTGATCATTAGAACGCCGTGGGATTACCAGCAAGACGAACAAGCTTTTTTAAACGTGCTAGCTGAAATAGAGCAATCGAGCGCACATTTAGAGAACCCGTTAGAGATTGTGCGTTGGAATATTGATAAAATTTATTTGCAATCGTTAGAACTGCTCGGTGCAACCTTAGTGCCTACGTTGTGGCATTCACGATTAGCAGAACAATCTTTAACAGAACAAATGGTTGATAATTTTTTTGCACATTTTTCCTGCGCGCAATTGATTATTAAACCGAGAATTAGTGCTAATGCGGATAATACCTTTTGGCTCGATAGAGATTCCGCAAAAGCGCGGTTAATTCAACTAAATAAAACCTTCAGTAATCGTGACTTTATGGTGCAGCCTTTTATGGAGCATATTTTAAATGAAGGTGAATATTCATTATTTTATTTTAACGGGCAATATAGTCACGCCATTTTAAAAACACCAAAAGAGCATGATTTTCGTGTTCAGGAAGAATTTGGCAGTCGGTTAACACAAATAACCCCTGAGCCAGCGTTGCTTAAAGCGGCACAAACGTGCATGGCTGCTATAGATAAGCTGCATGTTATGCCCTTATATGCTCGTGTCGATTTTGTTCGTCATCAGCACGGGTTTGCATTAATGGAAGCAGAACTTATCGAACCCTCTTTATATTTTAATATGGATCAACAGGCCGCAAAACGTTTCGCTGATGCGTTTGTTGAACGTATGCACCAGTTAACCTTATAA